From Rhinatrema bivittatum chromosome 5, aRhiBiv1.1, whole genome shotgun sequence, the proteins below share one genomic window:
- the LOC115092893 gene encoding AT-rich interactive domain-containing protein 5A-like isoform X2, with translation MASQTRGRYWKKPSMTYESKEVLDSEDPNRETAVLDSGTEEEAWNKDPQDQVTGRRLWKNVYDELGGSPGSTSAATCTRRHYERLVLPYVWNTKGEHGKPPPPAKPRKRYRLDEEKGEKTRDKNGKRRKERNCEQIPVEKEKHESIVAAKEENQKSNQQTGFRDRNRPHSQSDSQDPGEAQCCSTPPQRLVSSLFSHGIMSPLAKKKLLAQASKARVLCHCKKHSSLCPGEQSAPVKEELPDSSRPSTNLQAKSPSAEEHLKNVAPASLTSSVGGGGCTGKDPQNSSDKLCGSHSPTSSAFTGSFHAYRSDFYRPFGCNPLRDLGWCVPASRGFTELSVFPTSRKDLHHDPLMKQPKKREPQEQPAVSCSQASRPLGSWSLSPACPSGGKPDSPFLNVKACWVPPMTHLTRVHPKPSPQPSSPSARKANTVQPVFQTYAFSPASARKRCLEEIEATCRKNVRAASPCLKEMELKDKSDSGVSKLTQPLVNKPKPLVPGSTFPVMLTPSTLPQDIYKERTMLNYPTYFSHIATTLKSPSPQLPSLPFSPFTFPPFSGHLLPAAAQSPNHTRPLATTLMPYPIVHNSSLRQRMYPVPTWQVQPACTPLHKPVPQLNTNL, from the exons gtcACCGGGAGACGCCTTTGGAAAAATGTTTATGATGAGCTGGGAGGAAGTCCAGGAAGCACCAGTGCAGCTACCTGCACCCGACGCCACTACGAGAG GCTGGTCCTTCCCTACGTCTGGAACACAAAGGGTGAACACGGGAAGCCCCCGCCACCTGCCAAGCCTCGCAAACGGTACAGACTTGacgaggaaaagggagagaagacGAGAGACAAGAACgggaaaaggagaaaggagaggaacTGCGAgcag ATTCCAGTAGAGAAAGAAAAGCATGAATCCATTGTGGCGGCCAAAGAGGAGAACCAGAAGAGTAACCAACAGACAGGCTTCAGAGACAGGAACAGGCCTCATTCCCAGTCTGACTCTCAGGACCCCGGTGAGGCCCAGTGCTGCTCTACTCCACCCCAGCGACTTGTCTCCAGCCTCTTCTCCCATGGCATCATGTCTCCGCTCGCCAAAAAGAAACTGCTGGCACAGGCGAGCAAAGCTAGGGTCTTGTGCCATTGCAAgaagcacagcagcctgtgtccaGGAGAACAGAGTGCCCCAGTCAAGGAGGAGCTCCCTGACTCCAGCAGACCTTCCACCAATCTGCAGGCTAAAAGCCCCAGTGCTGAGGAGCACCTGAAAAATGTCGCTCCTGCGTCCCTTACCTCCAgcgtggggggaggagggtgcaCTGGGAAAGATCCACAGAACTCTAGTGACAAGCTTTGTGGGAGCCACTCCCCCACCTCCTCTGCCTTCACCGGATCTTTCCATGCATACAGAAGTGATTTTTATAGGCCCTTTGGCTGCAACCCCTTGCGAGATCTTGGGTGGTGTGTTCCTGCTTCCAGAGGCTTTACAGAGCTCTCGGTCTTTCCAACATCCAGAAAGGATTTACATCATGATCCTCTAATGAAGCAGCCCAAGAAGAGAGAACCTCAGGAGCAGCCTGCTGTAAGCTGCAGCCAGGCCAGTAGGCCTCTGGGTTCCTGGAGTCTGTCCCCTGCCTGCCCCTCCGGGGGCAAACCAGATTCTCCCTTTCTTAATGTCAAAGCTTGCTGGGTTCCACCCATGACCCATCTCACAAGGGTTCATCCCAAGCCCAGCCCCCAGCCCTCATCACCATCAGCCAGAAAGGCAAACACTGTGCAACCTGTATTCCAGACATATGCTTTCAGCCCTGCGTCAGCTCGGAAGCGGTGCCTGGAGGAGATCGAAGCCACTTGCAGGAAAAATGTGAGGGCAGCATCTCCTTGCCTGAAGGAGATGGAGCTGAAAGACAAGTCTGACTCTGGAGTCTCCAAACTCACCCAGCCACTAGTGAACAAGCCCAAACCATTGGTACCAGGCTCCACATTCCCTGTCATGTTAACCCCATCTACACTCCCTCAGGACATATACAAGGAGCGCACAATGCTCAACTATCCAACATACTTCAGTCACATCGCCACCACCTTGAAGAGCCCATCTCCGCAGCTTCCATCCCTGCCCTTCAGTCCCTttaccttccctcccttctccggGCACCTTTTGCCTGCTGCTGCCCAATCCCCCAACCACACCCGACCCCTTGCAACTACTTTAATGCCATATCCCATTGTACACAATAGCTCGCTACGCCAAAGAATGTATCCTGTGCCCACATGGCAGGTGCAGCCAGCATGCACACCTCTGCACAAACCTGTCCCTCAGCTGAACACGAACCTGTAA